GCCACGCAGAGTACCTACTCGCCAAGTCACTCCTCAAAAAAGCCGAGGCACGGAAACAATAACGAAGGCCAGGACGTGGCCATAAAGAGGGTCGTCTCTCTCCGGAACCTACCCGTCCACTGGTACCGGGGGGTAGATATTAGGCGGATGTTTATAGAGCTTAGGGAGGGGGGCGTGGCGGCTTTGAAAAATTTATCGAGGCTGTCGATGGGTATGTTTAGGTGGTTAGAGCTGGAGGGCGAGGAGAGGCGGCACGTGGTTGAAATTTTGTGAAGAGAGCTGGAGGGCGATGCCTGTATTGCATTCGCCTTTGTCTTTGGTAGCTTTGTCGAGGGAGGGCCTTTTAGAGATGTGGACGTCGGCATCTACTTGAGGAAATCTCTCGACGTGCTTGAGGCTTATGCATACGCGGAGGAGCTCTCAGCGAGGCTCTCCAAGGCCGTCGCCCTGCCCGTCGACGTCGTTGTACTAAACTTCGCCCCCAGCTGGCTGAGGAGGAGGGCGCTGAAGGGGCTGGAGCTGTTTGTAAAAGACGAGCTTCTCTGGGCCGCCGTGTGAGCCAGCGCCGTAGACGAAGAGGAGGGCCTCCGACTCTATACGGAATAGGACAGCGTCAACGGGCGAGTCCTCCCACAGCTCCTCCAGCTACTGGCGCTACTGCATCAGAGTTGCCGGGCAATCTCGCACCAGTTCCTACGGCGTGTTTAACTGCGCCGATGTTGGCTAGTTGCCGGCTGTGTATGCGCCTACCACCTTTTTCACATCTTCTACATATTGGCGGACTTTTTCCAGCTCTACCTTGAGCTCCTCGATGTCCACTACGCCTTCGTAAAAAGCCTCTCCATGCAGGATCTTGTATCTAGCCATGTATCTATCTCTCAAACCCAGATCTCTAACCACCGGTGCCCCTTCTACAGCTCTCTCAACATCGCCCTCCTCTCGCAGCGGCTCATCGACTCCTTCCCCGCCAGCGCCAGAATCAACGCGTTTGTAGCCTGCACAACCGCGTTCCACGCCTTCTCGGCGGCGTCTCTCATCAAGATTCTAACCCCCTTAGCCACAGCCTCGCCGAACTCCCCCTCCGCGGCCCGCGCGAAGGCCTCGGCGTCTTCAATAAACTCCCTGACCCGATCCGCAACTCCGAACTGCACGCCACACCCCCCACTTCAGGTATAAAATCTTAACACCTAGGCCCCAGCCTCTTTTAGATGCGGCGCCTCGGACCTGCCCGGCAGTTCACCGCCATCCGCCGAAGGTAAGGCCTCTTAGCCGTAGCTTCACACAGGGGGTGATGTTTTTAAGCATCTCTCAGATGTGTGTCATGTCTAATCTCGCCGTAGGTATATTGGTGACGCGGTGGGGTTATGAGGGAGGAGGCTCTTGTCTGGTTTAGAGAGGCCGTTAGGGACTGCCTAACGGCGAAGATGTTGCTTGAGGCTGGTGTTTTCCACTCAAGCGCCTTTTTCTCCCACCAGGCGGCGGGAAAGGCTTTGAAGTCTCTTTTCTTCGTGCTGGCTAGGAAAGAGCCGCCTAAGCGGCACAACCTCCTAGAGCTGTACAGAGAGCTTTGGCGGTACGGAGTGGAGCTCTCCCCCCAGCTAGTGGAGGGCCTCGCCGTGGTGACTAAGTACTACGCCACCTCCCGCTACCCAGACGCCGCAGGCGGTCCTCCCTCTGAGCTCTTCACGAAGAGAGAGGCTGAATACGCCCTTGAGGTTGCGAGAGAGTTGATAAAGCTGGCGTCTCTGACTTATGGAGAAGAGGGTTGTTGACGCGGTCCAGAGGTTTGTTGAGGAGCTGAGGAGGGAGGGCATCGAGGTTGAGGCAGTCTACCTCTTCGGCTCCTGGGCGCGGGGGGACTGGCTTGTCGACAGCGACGTGGATTTGGTAATTGTGTCACCCCACTTCAGAGGCGTGCCCTGGCTCAAGAGGCTGGAGATGCTGGCTAGGATAGAGGCGCGGCTCGACCTTCCGTTGAGCCTAGACGTGTTACCCTACACGCCGGAGGAGTTGGAAAAAGCCAAATCCGCCGTCTTAAGAGACGCCTCGCGTTACTGGAGGCGTGTAGTATAGCTAAAAACGCCGCGCCGGAGGCCACAGAGTGGACCTCGGCGGCGCTCGGCGAGGTGAGAAAGGCGCAACGCGGCGGCGCCGAGCAGGCTCGGGGCGCGCGGCGCACTAGCCTAGGACCGCCTCTCCTATCTTTTCGAAGCGGTAGTTGAGCCTCCACACCATTCTCCAGCCTACGAGGTACACGCCGTCCTCGGTGAAGAAGGCTCTTTCTGCTGGGAGGTCCAGATCTGCCTTAACTGCGAGCCCCCTTCCCACCTCGATGAAGAGGGTTCTAAGCCTCCCGTGATGGCCGACGTATGGTATGAAGGCTAGCCTCGTGGAGGGGTCGTAGGCAAAGGCGTGGTGGTCTTGGAAAACGGGCGTGTACGCATTGGCTATTGTGAGGTTTGACGTCTCGCGGGGCGCCGCCGGGTTGGACACGTCGAATTGGGCGATTTTGACGCCGCGCTCGTGGAGGCCCACCCCTAGCAACAGCCCCTCCCCCACTGGGTGGAGGTATTCCGAGAAGCCCGGGGTCTTGAGGTAGCCGAGCACCCTCGGCCTCGCCGGGTCGGCCAAGTCGACGGCGTAGAGGGGGTCCACCTGTCTAAAGGTTACTAGGTACATCACGTTCCCCACCAGCCTCGCCGCGTATATCCTCTCCCCCGGCGCCAGGCCCTCCACAGAGCCCACAAGCCTCCCCCCACTGTCGAAGACATAGACGGCGTTCACCGGCTCG
The sequence above is drawn from the Pyrobaculum ferrireducens genome and encodes:
- a CDS encoding nucleotidyltransferase domain-containing protein, with product MAFAFVFGSFVEGGPFRDVDVGIYLRKSLDVLEAYAYAEELSARLSKAVALPVDVVVLNFAPSWLRRRALKGLELFVKDELLWAAV
- a CDS encoding HEPN domain-containing protein; the protein is MREEALVWFREAVRDCLTAKMLLEAGVFHSSAFFSHQAAGKALKSLFFVLARKEPPKRHNLLELYRELWRYGVELSPQLVEGLAVVTKYYATSRYPDAAGGPPSELFTKREAEYALEVARELIKLASLTYGEEGC
- a CDS encoding nucleotidyltransferase domain-containing protein, translated to MEKRVVDAVQRFVEELRREGIEVEAVYLFGSWARGDWLVDSDVDLVIVSPHFRGVPWLKRLEMLARIEARLDLPLSLDVLPYTPEELEKAKSAVLRDASRYWRRVV